Proteins encoded by one window of Bacillus rossius redtenbacheri isolate Brsri chromosome 3, Brsri_v3, whole genome shotgun sequence:
- the LOC134531391 gene encoding odorant receptor 67a-like isoform X1, giving the protein MQCMAFTTRLLRCCGLWPARGDSRLYRLYARAVALNVFLNVVLMSLALVTRNQDMKSFTESGGLILTILPCCFGVVSLTTERRRYQDVIRAIQLFVSDGDSGPADGRRRVAARAAAEEKKMDVLYFGNVVLASFGYHLVPLALFVARWASGDPEARLELPIKQMTLLDCDGGLGFAAEYVAQTVVGCGVIPTLVSLDLLTFLLVKNLAHAFQVLKISLADVGKINVGDPTTQVDQPAPEPDGEGSVFINGAALESRVLGRQPLETSLGTVKEASDTIRKFCQDHQEILRNALELVDLLRKWLFSHYLVASLLVCSLCYQLQVMEDLRDLFTQVSHLTVIMFRLFTLCYFSSELAYQSASVADAACCCDWPGLTAGDKRSLLLVACRAQRPVVMKTGRFGDMSLGTFSALLQAAYSYFNVMNDFS; this is encoded by the exons ATGCAGTGCATGGCCTTCACGACGAGGCTGCTCCGCTGCTGCGGGCTGTGGCCGGCCCGCGGCGACTCCCGGCTCTACCGGCTCTACGCCCGCGCCGTCGCGCTCAACGTGTTCCTGAACGTCGTGCTGATGTCGCTCGCGCTGGTCACCAGGAACCAGGACATGAAGTCCTTCACGGAGAGCGGCGGGCTGATACTGACCATCCTGCCGTGCTGCTTCGGCGTCGTCTCCTTGACGACCGAGAGGCGTCGCTACCAGGACGTCATCCGGGCCATCCAGCTCTTCGTCTCCGACGGCGACTCGGGTCCGGCCGACGGCAGGAGGCGAGTCGCGGCCAGAGCAGCGGCGGAAGAGAAGAAGATGGACGTGCTGTACTTCGGCAACGTGGTCCTGGCCTCGTTCGGCTACCACCTGGTGCCCCTGGCGCTCTTCGTCGCGAGGTGGGCGTCGGGAGACCCCGAAGCCCGGCTGGAGCTGCCGATCAAGCAGATGACCTTGTTGGACTGCGACGGCGGGCTGGGGTTCGCCGCGGAGTACGTCGCGCAGACCGTCGTCGGCTGCGGGGTTATCCCCACGCTCGTGTCCCTGGACCTCCTCACCTTCCTGCTCGTGAAGAACCTCGCACACGCTTTCCAAGTCCTGAAAATCTCCCTGGCAGATGTCGGGAAAATAAACGTGGGGGATCCCACGACCCAAGTCGACCAGCCTGCTCCAGAGCCTGATGGCGAAGGATCCGTGTTTATCAACGGCGCTGCATTGGAAAGCAGGGTGCTCGGTCGTCAACCGTTGGAAACTTCTCTCGGAACTGTAAAGGAAGCGTCTGATACCATAAGGAAATTCTGCCAGGATCATCAGGAAATCCTAAG AAATGCCCTGGAACTGGTCGATCTTCTAAGAAAATGGTTATTTTCTCATTACCTCGTGGCATCACTGTTGGTCTGTTCGCTTTGCTACCAGCTTCAAGTG atggaaGATTTGCGTGACTTGTTTACTCAAGTCAGTCACCTGACAGTCATCATGTTCAGACTGTTCACTCTCTGCTACTTCTCATCGGAGCTGGCTTATCAG AGCGCCTCCGTGGCGGACGCTGCGTGCTGCTGCGACTGGCCCGGCCTGACGGCTGGCGACAAGCGCAGCCTGCTGCTCGTCGCGTGCCGCGCGCAGCGTCCAGTCGTCATGAAGACCGGCCGCTTCGGGGACATGTCGCTCGGCACCTTCTCCGCG
- the LOC134531391 gene encoding odorant receptor 67a-like isoform X2 — protein sequence MQCMAFTTRLLRCCGLWPARGDSRLYRLYARAVALNVFLNVVLMSLALVTRNQDMKSFTESGGLILTILPCCFGVVSLTTERRRYQDVIRAIQLFVSDGDSGPADGRRRVAARAAAEEKKMDVLYFGNVVLASFGYHLVPLALFVARWASGDPEARLELPIKQMTLLDCDGGLGFAAEYVAQTVVGCGVIPTLVSLDLLTFLLVKNLAHAFQVLKISLADVGKINVGDPTTQVDQPAPEPDGEGSVFINGAALESRVLGRQPLETSLGTVKEASDTIRKFCQDHQEILRNALELVDLLRKWLFSHYLVASLLVCSLCYQLQVMEDLRDLFTQVSHLTVIMFRLFTLCYFSSELAYQSASVADAACCCDWPGLTAGDKRSLLLVACRAQRPVVMKTGRFGDMSLGTFSAI from the exons ATGCAGTGCATGGCCTTCACGACGAGGCTGCTCCGCTGCTGCGGGCTGTGGCCGGCCCGCGGCGACTCCCGGCTCTACCGGCTCTACGCCCGCGCCGTCGCGCTCAACGTGTTCCTGAACGTCGTGCTGATGTCGCTCGCGCTGGTCACCAGGAACCAGGACATGAAGTCCTTCACGGAGAGCGGCGGGCTGATACTGACCATCCTGCCGTGCTGCTTCGGCGTCGTCTCCTTGACGACCGAGAGGCGTCGCTACCAGGACGTCATCCGGGCCATCCAGCTCTTCGTCTCCGACGGCGACTCGGGTCCGGCCGACGGCAGGAGGCGAGTCGCGGCCAGAGCAGCGGCGGAAGAGAAGAAGATGGACGTGCTGTACTTCGGCAACGTGGTCCTGGCCTCGTTCGGCTACCACCTGGTGCCCCTGGCGCTCTTCGTCGCGAGGTGGGCGTCGGGAGACCCCGAAGCCCGGCTGGAGCTGCCGATCAAGCAGATGACCTTGTTGGACTGCGACGGCGGGCTGGGGTTCGCCGCGGAGTACGTCGCGCAGACCGTCGTCGGCTGCGGGGTTATCCCCACGCTCGTGTCCCTGGACCTCCTCACCTTCCTGCTCGTGAAGAACCTCGCACACGCTTTCCAAGTCCTGAAAATCTCCCTGGCAGATGTCGGGAAAATAAACGTGGGGGATCCCACGACCCAAGTCGACCAGCCTGCTCCAGAGCCTGATGGCGAAGGATCCGTGTTTATCAACGGCGCTGCATTGGAAAGCAGGGTGCTCGGTCGTCAACCGTTGGAAACTTCTCTCGGAACTGTAAAGGAAGCGTCTGATACCATAAGGAAATTCTGCCAGGATCATCAGGAAATCCTAAG AAATGCCCTGGAACTGGTCGATCTTCTAAGAAAATGGTTATTTTCTCATTACCTCGTGGCATCACTGTTGGTCTGTTCGCTTTGCTACCAGCTTCAAGTG atggaaGATTTGCGTGACTTGTTTACTCAAGTCAGTCACCTGACAGTCATCATGTTCAGACTGTTCACTCTCTGCTACTTCTCATCGGAGCTGGCTTATCAG AGCGCCTCCGTGGCGGACGCTGCGTGCTGCTGCGACTGGCCCGGCCTGACGGCTGGCGACAAGCGCAGCCTGCTGCTCGTCGCGTGCCGCGCGCAGCGTCCAGTCGTCATGAAGACCGGCCGCTTCGGGGACATGTCGCTCGGCACCTTCTCCGCG